A single genomic interval of Rhizobium leguminosarum bv. trifolii WSM1325 harbors:
- a CDS encoding ABC transporter related (PFAM: ABC transporter related~SMART: AAA ATPase~KEGG: yen:YE0487 putative ABC transporter, ATP-binding protein) gives MTALSLDNLSVTFHGHGQGGGKGFTAVRDVSFTVASGETFGLIGPSGCGKTTVLRAVAGLNIGWQGAISVFGEPLHPGRKITGALRGNIQMVFQDPYSSLHPRHRISRILGEPLSLRGIAGVEEAVRIALDQVGLSAAIAGRYPHQLSGGQRQRVAIARALLLKPKLLLLDEPTSALDVSVQAEILNLLNDLKAAHGMTFVLVSHDPGVVAHMCDRAVTMQAGGIESLLDRAALSGNGWVEQSSLR, from the coding sequence ATGACCGCGCTTTCCCTGGACAATCTTTCCGTCACTTTCCATGGCCATGGCCAGGGCGGCGGCAAAGGCTTCACCGCCGTTCGCGATGTGAGCTTCACAGTTGCATCAGGCGAGACCTTCGGGCTGATCGGCCCTTCCGGCTGCGGCAAGACGACGGTGTTGCGCGCCGTTGCCGGATTGAATATCGGCTGGCAGGGTGCCATCAGCGTGTTCGGCGAGCCGCTGCATCCGGGCCGGAAGATTACCGGCGCGCTGCGCGGCAATATCCAGATGGTGTTCCAGGATCCCTATTCCTCGCTGCATCCGCGCCATCGCATCTCGCGTATCCTGGGCGAGCCGTTGTCGCTGCGCGGCATTGCCGGCGTCGAGGAGGCGGTGCGTATCGCGCTCGATCAGGTCGGCCTCTCGGCTGCGATCGCCGGCCGCTACCCGCATCAGCTTTCCGGCGGCCAGCGCCAGCGTGTTGCCATCGCGCGGGCGCTGCTGCTGAAGCCGAAGCTGTTGTTGCTCGACGAGCCGACTTCGGCGCTGGACGTCTCGGTGCAGGCGGAAATTCTCAATCTGCTCAACGATCTGAAGGCTGCACATGGCATGACCTTCGTGCTGGTCAGCCACGACCCCGGCGTCGTCGCCCATATGTGCGACCGTGCCGTCACCATGCAGGCGGGCGGCATCGAAAGCCTGCTCGACCGCGCCGCGCTGTCTGGAAACGGCTGGGTCGAGCAGTCAAGCCTTCGCTGA
- a CDS encoding ABC transporter related (PFAM: ABC transporter related~SMART: AAA ATPase~KEGG: psp:PSPPH_2745 dipeptide transporter DppD-like protein), translated as MTEPLLSVEDLTISFPSEAGLLRVVDGISFAIGREVVALVGESGSGKSMTGRAIMGLLPRQADIRARRLEFDGQDLTALSPSGWNRLRGAGIGLILQDPKYSLNPAHRIGRQVEEALLLHARLSVGERRDRALDMLDKVGLPDPKRVYSSYPAALSGGMGQRAMIAAMLINRPKLLIADEPTSALDRGLQDQILTLLRSLTEELGMGLLLISHDLQQVSRYADRVMVMRRGRIEEEMASADLANAKSAYTRALWAARPSAATYGTHLPVYGEEP; from the coding sequence ATGACTGAGCCGCTTCTTTCCGTCGAGGATCTGACAATTTCCTTTCCCTCCGAGGCCGGCCTTCTCCGCGTCGTCGACGGCATCTCCTTTGCCATCGGCCGCGAGGTGGTGGCGCTCGTCGGCGAATCCGGTTCCGGCAAGTCGATGACCGGCCGCGCGATCATGGGCCTGCTGCCGCGCCAGGCGGATATCCGGGCAAGGCGGCTGGAGTTCGACGGGCAGGATCTCACAGCACTTTCGCCCTCCGGCTGGAACAGGCTGCGCGGCGCCGGCATCGGCCTCATCCTGCAGGATCCGAAATATTCGTTGAATCCGGCGCATCGGATCGGCCGGCAGGTCGAGGAGGCATTGCTGCTGCATGCCCGGCTCTCGGTTGGCGAGCGGCGCGACCGCGCTCTCGACATGCTTGACAAGGTCGGACTGCCCGATCCGAAGCGGGTCTATTCGAGTTATCCCGCAGCGCTTTCCGGCGGCATGGGGCAGCGTGCGATGATCGCCGCCATGCTGATCAACCGCCCGAAGCTTTTGATCGCCGACGAACCGACTTCGGCGCTCGATCGCGGGCTGCAGGACCAGATCCTGACGTTGCTGCGCTCGCTGACGGAAGAGCTCGGCATGGGGCTGCTGCTGATCAGCCACGATCTGCAGCAGGTTTCGCGTTATGCCGACCGGGTGATGGTGATGCGGCGGGGCAGGATCGAGGAGGAGATGGCATCCGCCGATCTCGCCAATGCGAAATCGGCCTATACCAGGGCGCTCTGGGCAGCACGGCCTTCGGCCGCCACCTACGGCACGCATCTGCCAGTCTATGGAGAAGAGCCATGA
- a CDS encoding binding-protein-dependent transport systems inner membrane component (PFAM: binding-protein-dependent transport systems inner membrane component~KEGG: yen:YE0489 putative transporter, permease protein) yields MSVIVHAPVGGPSFLKRMLRSPSAAAGLVVVAVILLAALLAPVIAPYDPNLQETANRLMPPTSAHWFGTDAFGRDILSRLIYGARPTLLLVLVVVLLMAPLGIVVGILAGFFGGLTERLLMRVTDIVMSFPRLLLAFAFVAIMGPGLINGALALALTSWPAYARQARVETAALRRSDYLAVAEMVGIKGVRLLWGHILPLVLPSAIIRLALDLSGIILAAAGLGFLGLGVRPPTAEWGSMVSEGTQVIFDQWWVAAVPGLAIFITSFAFNLLADGLRDILDPRHD; encoded by the coding sequence ATGAGCGTGATCGTGCATGCTCCGGTCGGCGGGCCGTCCTTCCTCAAGCGCATGCTGCGCTCACCCTCGGCGGCAGCCGGTCTTGTCGTCGTTGCCGTCATCCTGCTTGCCGCACTTCTTGCGCCAGTAATCGCCCCTTACGACCCCAACCTGCAGGAAACCGCCAACCGGTTGATGCCGCCGACCTCGGCGCATTGGTTCGGCACCGATGCCTTTGGCCGGGATATACTGTCGCGGCTGATCTATGGCGCGCGGCCGACCCTGCTGCTGGTGCTTGTCGTCGTTCTGCTGATGGCGCCGCTCGGCATCGTCGTCGGCATTCTCGCCGGTTTCTTCGGCGGGCTGACCGAACGCCTGTTGATGCGCGTCACCGATATCGTCATGTCCTTCCCGCGCCTGTTGCTCGCCTTTGCCTTCGTCGCCATCATGGGACCGGGCCTGATCAACGGCGCGCTGGCGCTGGCGCTGACAAGCTGGCCCGCCTATGCCCGGCAGGCCCGCGTCGAGACAGCGGCCCTGCGGCGCAGCGATTATCTTGCCGTCGCCGAAATGGTCGGTATCAAGGGTGTCCGGCTGCTCTGGGGGCATATCCTGCCGTTGGTGCTGCCATCCGCCATCATCCGGCTGGCGCTCGATCTCTCTGGCATCATCCTCGCTGCCGCCGGCCTCGGCTTTCTTGGCCTCGGCGTGCGTCCGCCAACGGCGGAATGGGGATCTATGGTTTCGGAAGGAACGCAGGTGATCTTCGATCAATGGTGGGTGGCGGCGGTGCCGGGTCTTGCAATCTTCATCACGTCATTCGCTTTCAACCTGCTTGCCGACGGGCTGCGCGATATCCTGGATCCACGCCATGACTGA
- a CDS encoding binding-protein-dependent transport systems inner membrane component (PFAM: binding-protein-dependent transport systems inner membrane component~KEGG: kpn:KPN_00581 putative ABC transport system permease protein) produces the protein MPQTATPLTADTNDSRQSRRWRELSFVRPLLKWLWSFALTLFGLALVTFTMTRLSPIDPALQLVGDHASQSTYEAARVELGLDQPLPVQFLRYLETALSGNFGQSISTGQPVAKDIARTFPATIELATAAIILGAAIGLALGIAAAMRQGTWVDSAARFVSLFGYSVPIFWLGLLMLLLFYARLHWAPGPGRADVVFQYTVKPISGFALIDTWMSGKTGAFRDALAHLALPAIVLAFHALAAISRLTRAAILTELGQEYVTTARAKGASLSRITFIHIMPNIAGTLLTVIALSYASLLEGAVLTETVFAWPGIGRYLTTAMFAGDMPAILGATLVVGASFVLLNALTDLGVSRLDAGRRR, from the coding sequence GTGCCGCAGACGGCAACACCTTTGACTGCCGACACCAACGACTCCCGCCAGAGCAGACGCTGGCGGGAGTTGTCTTTCGTCCGGCCACTTCTCAAGTGGCTCTGGTCCTTTGCGCTGACTCTGTTCGGCCTGGCGCTCGTCACCTTCACCATGACGCGGCTGTCGCCGATCGATCCAGCGCTGCAGCTCGTCGGCGATCACGCGAGCCAGTCGACCTACGAGGCTGCGCGTGTCGAACTCGGGCTCGATCAGCCGCTGCCGGTGCAGTTCCTGCGTTATCTCGAAACGGCACTCTCCGGCAATTTCGGCCAGTCGATCTCGACAGGCCAGCCGGTGGCGAAAGATATCGCCCGCACCTTTCCGGCGACGATTGAGCTTGCGACCGCGGCGATCATCCTTGGTGCTGCCATCGGCCTTGCGCTCGGTATTGCGGCCGCCATGCGGCAGGGCACATGGGTGGATAGCGCTGCCCGCTTCGTGTCGCTGTTCGGTTATTCCGTGCCGATCTTCTGGCTCGGGCTGCTGATGCTTCTACTCTTCTATGCCCGCCTGCACTGGGCACCAGGGCCTGGCCGGGCGGACGTCGTCTTTCAGTACACGGTCAAGCCGATCTCCGGCTTTGCGCTGATCGATACATGGATGTCCGGCAAGACAGGTGCCTTCAGGGACGCGTTGGCGCATCTGGCGCTGCCGGCGATCGTGCTCGCCTTCCATGCGCTTGCCGCGATCTCGCGGCTGACGCGGGCGGCGATCCTCACCGAGCTCGGACAGGAATATGTGACGACGGCCCGTGCCAAGGGCGCCAGCCTTAGCCGTATTACCTTCATCCACATCATGCCCAATATAGCGGGTACGCTGCTGACCGTGATCGCGCTTTCCTATGCGAGCCTGCTCGAAGGCGCGGTGCTGACCGAGACCGTCTTTGCCTGGCCGGGCATCGGCCGTTACCTCACGACGGCGATGTTTGCCGGCGACATGCCAGCGATCCTCGGCGCCACACTCGTCGTCGGCGCGTCCTTCGTGCTGCTCAATGCGCTGACCGATCTCGGCGTCTCGCGCCTCGATGCGGGGAGGCGGCGATGA
- a CDS encoding conserved hypothetical protein (KEGG: rec:RHECIAT_CH0003612 hypothetical protein), translating to MSHLPQIDYDTASEEVRAAHDEEVRLRGRMTNMKRTLLHSPAAHHIYAEWFTLRAELDPAISDREIWIFSHAISKAAKSKIAITFFRRALINKGFDPDALELSEEEALLDAFGKAIVTDSNAVPAEIWAKLKQRYETKVLVDLVAFAGIMLATAVFNNVVEVDFDPELEAFAEGNSSSAS from the coding sequence ATGAGCCACCTCCCGCAGATCGATTACGACACCGCCTCGGAAGAGGTTCGTGCGGCGCATGACGAGGAAGTCAGGCTGCGCGGGCGCATGACCAACATGAAGCGGACGCTACTGCACTCGCCGGCCGCTCACCACATCTATGCCGAATGGTTCACGCTGCGCGCCGAGCTCGATCCCGCCATCAGCGACCGGGAAATCTGGATCTTCTCGCATGCGATCTCGAAGGCGGCGAAATCGAAGATCGCCATCACCTTCTTTCGCCGGGCGCTGATCAACAAGGGTTTCGATCCTGACGCGCTGGAGCTTTCCGAAGAGGAGGCGCTGCTGGACGCTTTCGGTAAGGCGATCGTTACCGATTCCAACGCCGTTCCCGCCGAAATCTGGGCGAAGCTGAAACAGCGCTACGAAACCAAGGTGCTCGTCGATCTCGTCGCCTTTGCCGGCATCATGCTTGCCACCGCCGTCTTCAACAATGTCGTCGAGGTCGATTTCGACCCCGAGCTTGAAGCTTTTGCCGAAGGCAACAGTTCATCCGCATCCTGA
- a CDS encoding Cupin 2 conserved barrel domain protein (PFAM: Cupin 2 conserved barrel domain protein; Cupin domain protein~KEGG: ret:RHE_CH03368 hypothetical protein), which produces MGDDHEHHHVDWREHGVKVIPGNSLDPNTAQTPGMNRATAINNARAGAEKIWAGTVTIHANAKTGAHHHGDLESIIYVVKGKARMRWGEHLEYTAEAGPGDFIYVPPYVPHQEINASRDETLECVLVRSGQEPVVVNLDIEPVEKPEDVAWIDPIHR; this is translated from the coding sequence ATGGGCGACGACCACGAGCATCATCACGTCGACTGGCGGGAACATGGCGTCAAGGTCATTCCCGGCAATTCGCTCGATCCGAACACCGCGCAGACGCCAGGCATGAACCGCGCGACCGCGATCAACAATGCGCGCGCCGGGGCCGAGAAGATCTGGGCCGGCACGGTGACGATCCATGCCAACGCCAAGACCGGCGCCCATCATCACGGCGATCTCGAAAGCATCATCTACGTGGTCAAGGGCAAGGCCCGCATGCGCTGGGGCGAGCATCTGGAGTATACCGCGGAGGCCGGCCCCGGCGACTTCATCTATGTTCCGCCCTATGTGCCGCATCAGGAGATCAACGCCAGCCGCGACGAGACGCTGGAATGCGTGCTCGTCCGATCAGGTCAGGAACCGGTCGTCGTCAACCTCGACATCGAGCCGGTCGAAAAGCCGGAAGACGTCGCTTGGATCGACCCGATCCACCGTTAG
- a CDS encoding ABC transporter related (PFAM: ABC transporter related; Transport-associated OB domain protein~SMART: AAA ATPase~KEGG: rec:RHECIAT_CH0003614 sn-glycerol-3-phosphate ABC transporter, ATP-binding protein), protein MAPISIRGVKKNYGKTPVVHGVDLDIQSGEFIVILGPSGCGKSTLLRMIAGLEEITGGEIAIDGRVVNQLEPRERGCAMVFQNYALYPHMSVAENIGYALKVAGVSKAERSRRIGEVAKALSLEPFLERRPAALSGGQRQRVAMGRAMIREPKVFLFDEPLSNLDAKLRIAMRAEIRRLHRRLGATSIFVTHDQTEAMTLADRLVVMNGGRVEQVGTPEEVYHHPVSRFVAGFVGTPAMNLLEGTINDEGVFVYDQSRMVALPRERAAPLKGKRVVLGMRAEAARLVAPDAPGALVATTDFIEELGASRIVHADFDGLPFAVALTEAVKVKSGDPIGIAIDYDQIHLYAADTGRIIEKPVMNSAGVVHA, encoded by the coding sequence TTGGCACCGATCTCCATTCGTGGCGTGAAGAAAAACTACGGCAAGACCCCCGTCGTTCACGGCGTCGATCTCGACATCCAGTCGGGCGAGTTCATCGTCATCCTCGGCCCATCCGGCTGCGGCAAGTCCACGCTGCTGCGCATGATCGCCGGCCTCGAGGAAATCACCGGTGGTGAAATCGCCATTGACGGCCGCGTCGTCAACCAGCTGGAGCCGCGCGAGCGCGGCTGTGCCATGGTGTTCCAGAACTATGCGCTTTATCCGCATATGAGCGTTGCCGAGAATATCGGCTACGCATTGAAGGTGGCCGGTGTCTCGAAGGCAGAGCGGAGCCGGCGCATCGGCGAGGTCGCCAAGGCGCTCAGCCTCGAACCCTTCCTCGAACGCCGGCCGGCCGCTCTTTCCGGCGGTCAGCGCCAGCGCGTCGCCATGGGCCGGGCGATGATTCGCGAGCCGAAGGTGTTTCTCTTCGACGAACCGCTGTCGAACCTTGACGCCAAGCTGCGCATTGCCATGCGCGCTGAAATCCGCCGCCTGCACCGCCGCCTCGGGGCCACTTCGATCTTCGTCACGCATGACCAGACCGAGGCGATGACGCTGGCCGATCGGCTGGTGGTAATGAACGGCGGCAGGGTGGAGCAGGTCGGCACGCCCGAAGAGGTCTATCATCATCCGGTCTCGCGCTTCGTTGCGGGCTTCGTCGGCACGCCGGCGATGAACCTGCTCGAGGGCACGATCAATGACGAGGGCGTCTTCGTCTACGATCAGAGCCGCATGGTGGCGCTGCCACGCGAGCGCGCCGCACCGCTGAAAGGCAAACGCGTCGTGCTCGGCATGCGTGCTGAGGCCGCCCGGCTGGTGGCCCCGGATGCGCCAGGCGCCTTGGTAGCAACGACCGATTTCATCGAAGAGCTCGGCGCAAGCCGCATCGTCCACGCCGATTTCGACGGGCTACCCTTTGCCGTGGCGCTGACTGAGGCCGTGAAGGTGAAGTCGGGCGATCCGATCGGCATCGCGATCGATTACGACCAGATCCACCTCTATGCCGCCGATACCGGCCGGATCATCGAGAAGCCTGTTATGAACAGCGCAGGCGTCGTCCACGCCTAA
- a CDS encoding binding-protein-dependent transport systems inner membrane component (PFAM: binding-protein-dependent transport systems inner membrane component~KEGG: rec:RHECIAT_CH0003615 sn-glycerol-3-phosphate ABC transporter, permease protein) yields MIERTPIFNFICYSLLALGMVIALLPFAIVIIASTLDLETVNRVPLPLTPGSHFWENAETAWVRADLGNKLFHSIIFAATVGAGKVMLSSMAAFSIVYFRFRGRYVIFWIIFITLMLPLEVRIVPTYSIAANALQPFQTILDVTGISWLVAQITGMQIKLEWGLLNSYPGLVLPLVATATGTFLYRQFYLTVPDELAEASKMDGSGPVRFFWDILLPLSRPNMIALFTIMFVWAWNQYLWPLLITTDPNFGIAVTQLKTLIPSEFGLPDWNVAMAGTLIIMSPPLILVILMQRWFVRGLISTEK; encoded by the coding sequence ATGATCGAACGCACGCCGATATTCAACTTCATCTGCTATAGCCTTCTCGCGCTCGGTATGGTGATCGCGCTTTTGCCTTTCGCCATCGTCATCATCGCGTCGACGCTTGATCTGGAGACGGTCAATCGCGTGCCGCTGCCGCTGACGCCGGGCTCGCATTTCTGGGAAAACGCTGAGACCGCCTGGGTTCGCGCCGATCTCGGCAACAAGCTATTCCACAGCATCATCTTCGCCGCAACCGTCGGCGCCGGCAAGGTCATGCTGTCTTCCATGGCAGCCTTCTCGATCGTCTACTTCCGCTTCCGTGGCCGGTATGTGATTTTCTGGATCATCTTCATCACGCTGATGCTGCCGCTGGAAGTCCGCATCGTGCCGACCTATTCGATCGCGGCCAACGCCCTGCAGCCTTTCCAGACGATCCTCGACGTCACCGGCATAAGCTGGCTCGTTGCGCAGATCACCGGCATGCAGATCAAGCTCGAATGGGGTCTGCTGAATTCCTATCCCGGTCTCGTTTTGCCGCTGGTCGCAACCGCGACCGGTACCTTCCTCTACCGGCAGTTCTACCTGACGGTTCCGGACGAGCTTGCCGAGGCCTCGAAGATGGACGGATCAGGCCCGGTCCGGTTCTTCTGGGACATTCTTCTGCCGCTCTCTCGCCCAAATATGATCGCGCTCTTCACCATCATGTTCGTCTGGGCCTGGAACCAGTATCTCTGGCCGCTGCTGATCACCACCGATCCGAATTTCGGCATCGCCGTGACGCAGCTCAAGACCCTCATCCCGTCCGAATTCGGTCTGCCCGACTGGAACGTCGCCATGGCCGGAACCCTGATCATCATGTCGCCGCCATTGATCCTCGTCATTCTGATGCAGCGCTGGTTCGTACGCGGCCTTATCTCCACCGAGAAGTGA
- a CDS encoding binding-protein-dependent transport systems inner membrane component (PFAM: binding-protein-dependent transport systems inner membrane component~KEGG: rec:RHECIAT_CH0003616 sn-glycerol-3-phosphate ABC transporter, permease protein): MEKRVTFSSTTIGLLFAFPMLLLIFVFFYWPSAQALYWAFTLEQPWGGGNAWVGFDNFRQLLTDPVYWDSITRSMIFGFSSTAIAMGLALILALLTDRELRGHKVYRSVFIWPYAIAAPALGLAFRFILAPEAGLLSVINHVWPGLWNPALDGKDAMIAVIVAFSWKYIGYNFIFFLSALQGIPRSLIEAAAMDGSGPMRRIWDIQLPLLTPTLFFLLVINITESFQDSFGIVDIMTQGGPARATELMVYKIYFDGFRGLDYSGAAAQSIILMVLVVLLTIFQFRFIERRVHYK; the protein is encoded by the coding sequence ATGGAAAAGCGCGTCACTTTCTCCTCGACGACGATCGGACTGCTCTTCGCATTTCCGATGCTGTTGCTGATCTTCGTCTTCTTCTACTGGCCGAGTGCGCAGGCGCTCTATTGGGCGTTCACGCTCGAGCAGCCATGGGGCGGCGGTAATGCCTGGGTCGGTTTCGACAATTTCAGACAGCTGCTCACCGATCCTGTTTATTGGGACTCGATCACCCGCAGCATGATCTTCGGCTTCAGCTCGACGGCCATTGCCATGGGGCTGGCGCTGATCCTGGCGCTTTTGACGGATCGGGAGCTGCGCGGCCACAAAGTCTATCGGTCAGTCTTCATCTGGCCTTATGCAATTGCCGCTCCCGCTCTCGGCCTCGCCTTCCGCTTCATCCTGGCGCCGGAGGCCGGCCTTCTGTCGGTTATCAACCACGTCTGGCCCGGCCTCTGGAACCCCGCACTCGACGGCAAGGACGCGATGATCGCCGTCATTGTCGCCTTCTCCTGGAAATATATCGGCTACAACTTCATCTTCTTCCTCTCGGCGCTGCAAGGCATTCCGCGCTCGCTGATCGAGGCCGCCGCAATGGACGGTTCGGGACCGATGCGCCGTATCTGGGATATCCAGCTGCCCCTGCTGACGCCGACGCTGTTCTTCCTGCTCGTCATCAACATCACCGAGAGCTTCCAGGATTCCTTCGGTATCGTCGACATCATGACGCAGGGCGGCCCGGCGCGTGCCACCGAGCTCATGGTCTACAAGATCTATTTCGACGGCTTCAGAGGTCTCGACTATTCGGGCGCCGCAGCGCAGTCCATCATCCTGATGGTGCTGGTTGTCCTACTCACCATCTTCCAGTTCCGCTTCATCGAGCGGCGGGTGCACTACAAGTGA
- a CDS encoding extracellular solute-binding protein family 1 (PFAM: extracellular solute-binding protein family 1~KEGG: rec:RHECIAT_CH0003617 sn-glycerol 3-phosphate ABC transporter, substrate-binding protein), translated as MQAKLLGAVGALLATAFLAGPAAAADKTKIDFWFGNSGDIAKRVQEQCDRFNQSQADYEVVCTSQGSYDASLQNTIAAFRAGKQPTIAQVSDAGTLDIMLSGAYYPANKLMTDMGYTVDWKDYFSGISGYYATSKGEMYSFPFNSSTALLYWNKDAFAKIGKDHAPATWKEAGEDLKALKDAGYACPLGFDISNNEVWQYIEQFEAVNGEAIATKKNGFEGLDAELVFNKNPLLVSYVKDLKSWYDDKLVVIKNKAVGQTFVEAFAAGDCQVILTSVGDHGNVGRTAKQGMNWDVAMLPTYGDAARHSSYVGGASLWVLQGHSDAEYKAAAAFFNFIAKPEEALTWSTVTGYIPVRNSGFEYLNKQGFYGKAPYAGRELAIQSLTASPAGDAAPQGIRLGGLLQVRTEIANGLQAIFVNNADVQASLDSAAERGNTLLRRFQQTYKNVQLP; from the coding sequence ATGCAAGCCAAGCTTCTCGGCGCCGTTGGCGCCCTTCTCGCTACAGCGTTTCTTGCTGGTCCCGCTGCCGCCGCCGATAAGACCAAGATCGACTTCTGGTTCGGCAATTCCGGGGACATCGCAAAGCGTGTCCAGGAGCAGTGCGATCGCTTCAACCAGTCGCAGGCCGACTACGAAGTCGTCTGCACCAGCCAGGGCAGCTATGACGCCTCCCTGCAGAACACCATCGCCGCCTTCCGCGCCGGCAAGCAGCCGACCATCGCCCAGGTCTCCGACGCCGGCACCCTCGACATCATGCTCTCCGGCGCCTACTACCCGGCAAACAAGCTGATGACCGACATGGGCTATACCGTCGACTGGAAGGACTATTTCTCCGGTATCTCCGGCTATTACGCGACATCGAAGGGCGAGATGTACTCCTTCCCCTTCAACTCCTCGACCGCTCTTCTCTACTGGAACAAGGACGCCTTCGCCAAGATCGGCAAGGATCATGCTCCGGCAACCTGGAAGGAAGCAGGCGAGGACCTCAAGGCTCTGAAGGATGCAGGCTATGCTTGCCCACTCGGCTTTGACATCTCCAACAATGAAGTCTGGCAGTACATCGAGCAGTTCGAAGCCGTCAACGGCGAAGCGATCGCCACGAAGAAGAACGGCTTTGAAGGTCTGGACGCCGAGCTGGTGTTCAACAAGAACCCGCTTCTCGTCAGCTACGTCAAGGATCTCAAGTCCTGGTACGACGACAAGCTTGTCGTCATCAAGAACAAGGCTGTCGGCCAGACCTTCGTCGAAGCCTTTGCCGCCGGCGATTGCCAGGTCATCCTGACCTCGGTCGGCGACCACGGCAATGTCGGCCGCACCGCCAAGCAAGGCATGAACTGGGACGTTGCCATGCTCCCGACCTACGGCGACGCAGCCCGTCACAGCTCTTACGTCGGCGGCGCTTCGCTCTGGGTTCTGCAGGGTCACTCCGACGCCGAATACAAGGCTGCCGCTGCCTTCTTCAACTTCATCGCAAAGCCGGAAGAAGCTCTTACCTGGTCGACCGTTACCGGCTACATCCCGGTTCGCAACTCCGGTTTCGAATATCTGAATAAGCAGGGCTTCTACGGCAAGGCGCCTTATGCCGGCCGCGAACTCGCCATTCAGAGCCTGACCGCTTCTCCGGCTGGCGATGCGGCTCCGCAGGGCATCCGCCTCGGTGGCCTGCTGCAGGTCCGCACCGAAATCGCCAATGGTCTGCAGGCAATCTTCGTTAACAATGCCGATGTCCAGGCTTCGCTCGACAGTGCTGCCGAACGCGGCAATACGCTGCTCCGTCGCTTCCAGCAGACCTACAAGAACGTTCAGCTCCCCTGA